Sequence from the Candidatus Syntrophosphaera sp. genome:
AACCATCGTCAACGAATGGTCCCACGGTGAGGTCACCAAACCGGACACCCTGAACTACCGCACCCTCAAACCAGAAAAGGACGGCTTGTTCTGTGAAAGGATCTTTGGCCCGGAACGGGACTATGAATGCGCCTGCGGAAAGTATAAAAAGAAACGCTTTGCCAATACGGTCTGCGATCGCTGTAACGTGCTCGTGACCACATCCCGCGTGCGCAGGACCCGCATGGGGCACATCTCCCTCGCGGTCCCCATAGCCCACATCTGGTTCGTGAAGAGCGCTCCCAGCAAGATAGGCACCCTGCTGGACATGACGGTCAAAGACCTGGAACGCATCCTCTATTACGAATCCTTCATCGTCATCGACCCGGGCGACAGCCCCTATGAGAAATATGAACTGATCGAAGTCGACGAATACTACGAGATCAAGGACAAGGTGGGGGACAATTTCCTCGCTATGATGGGCGCGGAAGCGATCCGGGAGTTACTGGCCCGCATTGATCTCAATAATGAGGCCCTGAATATCCGTTCGCGCCTCAAGATGGAAAAGGCCACCCTGCACAAGCAGAAGCTGATCAATAAGCTGAAGATCGTGGATGCCTTCCTCAAGTCCGGGAACCGTCCTGAGTATATGATCCTGGAAGCCTTGCCAGTTTTGCCGCCAACCCTGAGACCCCTGGTCCCGTTGGAAGGCGGAAGATTTGCCACCGCGGATTTCAATGATCTCTATCGCCGCGTGATCACGCGCAACAACCGTTTGAAACAACTTTTGGACATTCGCGCTCCTGAAGTGATCTTGCGCAACGAAAAGCGCATGCTCCAGGAAGCCGTGGACGCCCTGATCGACAATTCGCGCAAACCGCGCCCGGTGAGGGGCAGAGGCAATCGGCCCCTGAAATCCCTGACCGATCAGCTGAAAGGAAAACAAGGCCGGTTCCGCCAGAACCTGCTGGGAAAACGCGTTGACTACTCCGGACGTTCCGTGATCACGGTCGGGCCGGAACTGAAGCTGTATCAATGCGGCATTCCCAAGGATATGGCCGTCGAACTTTTCAAGCCCTACCTCATCGAGCGCTTGCAGAAGATGGGCGAAGTGGACAAGGTCAAAAACGCCAAAAAGCTCATTGAGAAGAAACAGCCGGAGATCTGGTCCATCCTGGAGGATGTGATCAAGGATTATCCCGTTCTGCTCAACCGCGCGCCGACCTTGCACCGTTTGGGCATCCAGGCCTTCATGCCTGTGCTTACGGACAACAAGGCCATCCAACTGCATCCCATGGTCTGCGTTCCTTTCAACGCGGACTTCGACGGTGACCAGATGGGCGTTTACGTGCCTCTGTCCACCGAAGCCCAGATCGAAGCAAGGGTTTTGATGCTTGCGACCCGCAATCTGCTCCTGCCGGCAAACGGCAGGCTGGCCATGGCGGCAAACCAGGACATCGTGCTCGGCTGCTACTACCTGACCATGATCGAACATCCCGAACCGGAAGACGTATCGAAGGTCCGTCATTTCTACAGCCCAGATGAAGTGATGGCCGCCTATGAAGCGGAAGAACAACTATACGCCATCAAAGGAGAAATGGAAGGGGAACGTAGTTTGGACCTGCACACCTGGATTCGGGTCAAAGTCGACAACAATTTTATCTCGACCACGGTTGGCAGGGTTATCTTCAACCAGATAATTCCGCCTGAGGTGGGATTCCAAAACATCACCTATGATAAAGGCAAACTGAATGACCTTGCCATGCTTTGTTTTGACGCGGTGGGGCAATGGCGGACCGCCCAGATGCTTGACCAACTCAAGGAGCTTGGCTTTGGCTATGCCACCCGGGCCGGAGTGACCTTCAGTTTCAGCGACATCGTTGCTCCCAAACGCAAGGATGAGATCATCGAGCAGTCCGAGGAAGAGGTCAAGAAGGTGTTTGACCTTCACCAGAAAGGCGGCATCACCGAAAACGAGCGTTTCGGGCGCATCGTCGACCTCTGGAAAAAGACCACTGTCCGCGTGACCGACGAGATGATGGAAGAGCTCTCGCACAGCAGAAACGGGCTCAACTCCATCTATATGATGTTCAAATCCGGGGCCAGGGGCAGCAAGGACCAGATCAAGCAATTGGGCGGCATGCGCGGCTTGATGGACAAGCCTGCCAAGATCGGCTCCACCGGTGGCGCCGATGTCATCGAAACTCCGATCAAATCGAATTTCCGCGACGGCCTCACGGTGTTGGAGTACTTCGTCTCAACCCACGGCGCCCGCAAGGGACTGGCAGATACAGCCCTCAAAACGGCTGACGCTGGATACCTGACCCGCCGCCTGGTCGACGTGGCTCAAAATGCCATCATCCAAATGGAAGACTGCGGAGCCAGCCGTGGCGTGCACATGAGTGTCCTCAAGGAAGGCAACGAAGTTGTAACCACACTTGCTGATCGCATCCAAGGCAGGACTGCTGTTGACGATGTGGTCGATCCGGTCACGGGCAAAGTCCTTGTCCATAGCGGACAGGAGATAAGCAATAAAATGGCGCGTACCATCCAAAATCACGGCATTATCAGCGTTCATGTGCGTTCAGTGCTGACCTGCGAAGCCGAGCGAGGCATCTGCGCCAGATGCTACGGGCGCAACCTGGCCACGCAAAAACCAGCCACGGTTGGCGATCCGGTTGGCATCATTGCGGCCCAGAGCATTGGTGAGCCCGGCACGCAGCTAACTCTGCGGACCTTCCACATCGGAGGCGCCGCCAGCACCACGACCGAATTGGCGGAAGTTGTTGCCAGCCATGACGGCTTCATCCGCTTCGACCGCATGAACACGGTTTCGAACATCGATAACCAGCTCATATCGGTCAGCCATCTGGGCAAGATCTTCATCATGGATGAAGAAAACAAGAAGGTATTGGAAGAATACAAGGTCGAATACGCGGCCACGGTGCATGTGCGCGATGGGCAGAAGGTCGTTCAAAACACCAAACTGCTCAGTTGGGACCAGTTCAACAATCCCCTGATCTCGACCGCCAAGGGTGTCCTGCATTATGAAAACTTCGTCAAGGACATTACCTTCAAAGAAGAATACAACGACATCACCTATTCCCGCGACATCACGATCATCGAATCCAAAGACCGAAAGAAGCAGCCGCAGTTCCGCGTGGTCAGCGAAGAAGGAAGCGCGGTGTTTATCCCATTGCCGTCAGGGCTGGTGATACGCGTGGAAGACGGAAGCTTCGTGCATACGGGCGACATTCTGGGCCAGACCTCGCGCATGACGATCAAACAGCGCGACATCACGGGCGGCCTGCCCCGCGTACAGGATCTTTTCGAAGCCCGCGTGCCCAAGGACAAGGCCAAGATCTCGGACATCGAAGGGATCGTCACCATCGGCGGTTTGAAAAAGACAGGCCGCGATATCTTCGTCACACCGCAAAACGGGGTCTTTGCCCCCATCGACGGCAAGATCCAGGTTCAATCTGACGAATTCCAGGATCAGATAGTCATCCTGACCGACAAGGCGGTCTATGCGGAAAAGGATGGCAAGGTGACCATCGTGGAAGAAAATAAGAAAAAGATGGTCTCCATCGCCAAACGCAATGCCAAAGCGACGGTCTACGAGATCCCCAAGGGAATGCAGATCATCGTCAGCAACGACCAGAATGTGAAAGCCGGAGCCGCTCTTTGCGGAAGGGTCCTGGAGATCCCGCCCATGCAGGAAAGCATTGTCAGCGATGGTGATATGGTCAAAAAAGGCCAGCCCCTCGCCGGCAGGAAATATTCCATTCCTTCAGGCAAGCGGATCATAGTCCACCAGGGCGACCATGTGGAAAGCGGCGACGCCCTATCCGACGGCCCCTTCGATCCGCACGACATGCTGGTAAAAGGTATCATAGAAGCCCAGCTCATGATCCTCAACGAAGTGCAGGAGATCTACCGCAAACAGGGCGTGAAGATCGACGACAAGCACGTCAGTGTGATCATCCGCCAGATGTTCAAAAAGGTGCGCATTACCGATAGCGGCAGCACTTCCTTCCTCGAAGGGGACATCGTGGACAAGATCACCGTGGAGAAGGAAAACCGCGAGATCATCCAATTTGGCAAGACTCCCGCGCAGTTCGAACAACTCCTGCTGGGGATCACCAAAACCTCTCTGCTCACCGATAGCTGGCTTTCCGCCGCATCCTTCCAGGAAACCACCAAGGTTCTCACCAAGGCTTCCATCGAGGGACGCGTCGACCGCCTCGAAGGACTCAAGGAAAGCATCATCCTGGGCCATCGCATCCCTGTGGGAACCGGAACCAAGCTTTACAACACCATGCTTGAGGAAGCTGTCAATTCCGGCGAAACAGTGGCCCAGATTGTCGACCGCTTTGCCCATCCGCAAGGAGATGAGGAAGCGGAGGATTATTTCAATTTCTAACCAACTAAAGATAAATATCATGGAGGTAATCAGTGCCAACCATTAATCAACTGATTAGAAAAGGCCGGACCGAGATCGAAAAGAAAAAAAAGAACAGGGCGCTTATGGGATGTCCGCAAAGGCGCGGAGTATGCACTCGTGTTTACACGACGACGCCCAAAAAACCGAACTCGGCCTTGCGTAAAGTTGCGCGTGTCCGTCTGGTAAACGGATTTGAAGTTACAGCCTACATCGGCGGAGAAGGCCACAACCTGCAGGAACACAGCATCGTGCTGGTTCGCGGCGGTCGTGTCAAAGACCTTCCCGGCGTGCGCTATCATATCGTGCGCGGAGCCCTCGACTCCGCGGGTGTGGAAAAACGCACCAAATCCCGTTCAAAATATGGGACCAAGCGTCCCAAGGCGAAGAAGTAAGCGGAGGAAATGAAACATGCCCAGAAAGAAAAAAGCAGTCGTCCGCGAAGTTCTTCCGGATCCCAAGTATAACGATGTCGTTGTTTCCAAGTTCATGAACTGCCTGATGAAAAAGGGTAAGAAGAGCATTGCGGAAAAGATCGTTTACGGCGCTTTCGACATCATCGCCGAAAAGACCAAACAGCCTCCGCTGGAAGTCTTTAAAACAGCCCTGGACAATGTGCGCCCCCAGGTGAAGGTCGTTTCGCGCCGCGTGGGCGGATCGAACTACCAGATACCCACCGAGGTCAATGAAAAGAACGGCCAGGCCCTGGCATTTCGCTGGCTGATCAGCTATGCCCGTGCCCGCAGCGAGAAGACCATGATCGAAAAACTGGCCGGTGAATTCATTGCCGCCTACAAGAAAGAAGGCGCTTCGATCAAGAAACGCGAGGACACCCACAAGATGGCCGAGGCCAACAGGGCTTTCGCGCATCTCAGGCGCTAGTTCTCACAATCATACGTCTTATCCAATCGAGCGGGACCCCGGTCCCGCTTATTTTTTTTTGGAAATCCATCCCAGGGATGTGCCCGTCCGGACATCGGATTGGGAGCAATGGGATTAACTGTTTGGCAAACCGTTATATGGAATAAAAATTGCATCATACTTGATGTCAATTTATAGGAGGAAAAATGAATTTTCCGTTTAACAACAGACTCTGCGCAGTGCTGGCCTTGGGCTTGCTGCTAAGCTTGATCCACCTGCCTCTGACGGCTGCTTTCATCCAGCCTGGGGATGCGGCCAAGATTGCCCAAACCTGGCTGCTCGACTCGCCATCCGGGGTTTCCAACGGCTCCGCTGTGGCTCAGGTCCTTCAGTTCAGGCAGGGAAGTTTTTCAGCCGGCGCGAGTGCTTATGATAAAAGCGATCCAGACCTTCCCCTGGTCTATTTGGTCAGTTTTGCCGACGGCGCTTTCGTGCTGATGTCTGCCGATGACAATTCCATCCCCGTTCTGGGCTACTCGGCCGAGGCTTTCAGCCAGCCCCAGCTTCTTCACTCCACATTCCTGGATTGGGTCGGCTATTACGAGTTGCAGATCGCCCAGATCATCCAGAGCGGTTTGGAGATACCCGAAAATAAAGATAAATGGCAGGAGTTGAGAAACGGCAGGGTGGATCCCGGCTACAAACAGAATCGCGCCGTGCAGCCTTTGCTGGCCTCCAATTGGGACCAGGGCTGGCCTTACAATGAGCTTTGCCCGGTTGACCCGCAGGGCCCGGGCGGACATGTTTGGGCTGGCTGTGTGGCCACCGCCATGGGCATGGTCATGAAATACTGGAACCATCCCATCACCGGGGTTGGCAGCAACAGCTATTACGCTTCGGGATACGGATATCAAAGCGCCAATTTCGGCGCCACCACCTATCTTTGGGACGAGATGCCCAACGCAGTCGGAAATTCCAACCTACCCATAGCCACCCTGCTCTATCATTGCGGCGTTTCCGTGGACATGGGCTATTCTCCGGACGGATCCGGCGCCCAAAGCTCAGCCGCGGCCGATGCCCTGGTGGACCATTTCCGTTATCCCAACGCCGCGCTCCACAGTAAGAACAGCTATAGCGACGCGGCCTGGAACAGCCTCCTGACGGCCCAGATCGACAATGCCAGCCCCATGTATTACAGCGGCTACGGCAGCGGCGGGCATGCCTTTTGCGTCGATGGCTACGACACGGCCAACTTTTTCCATTTCAACTTCGGCTGGAGCGGGTCCTACAACGGCTACTACTACGTGAATAACATCAATCCCGGCGGCAGCTATTTCAGCGAATTCCAATCCGCGATCATCAACAGCATTCCGGAAAACTACAGCATGGCCAATGCCCGGATCAGGATGCGGGCGGTCGGTGCCACCGTGGGCAACAATTTCAACCTGGCCGTCTCCACCTATCCCATCCTTGGTTCCTGGAACGTGGACCACTATGAATTCCAACTCTTTTACGACCATGAGCACATCGTCTTCAACGGCGCTTCCGTCAGCAACACCATTGC
This genomic interval carries:
- a CDS encoding C10 family peptidase, with product MNFPFNNRLCAVLALGLLLSLIHLPLTAAFIQPGDAAKIAQTWLLDSPSGVSNGSAVAQVLQFRQGSFSAGASAYDKSDPDLPLVYLVSFADGAFVLMSADDNSIPVLGYSAEAFSQPQLLHSTFLDWVGYYELQIAQIIQSGLEIPENKDKWQELRNGRVDPGYKQNRAVQPLLASNWDQGWPYNELCPVDPQGPGGHVWAGCVATAMGMVMKYWNHPITGVGSNSYYASGYGYQSANFGATTYLWDEMPNAVGNSNLPIATLLYHCGVSVDMGYSPDGSGAQSSAAADALVDHFRYPNAALHSKNSYSDAAWNSLLTAQIDNASPMYYSGYGSGGHAFCVDGYDTANFFHFNFGWSGSYNGYYYVNNINPGGSYFSEFQSAIINSIPENYSMANARIRMRAVGATVGNNFNLAVSTYPILGSWNVDHYEFQLFYDHEHIVFNGASVSNTIAANGTLTVTETTPGFLNVNWDGTSNLFGAGDLINFTFMPLEAGEFLFDLGQMKFNTTPVTNTDYLMLEVLAPVATLAQSAISMLNVMHLGYYEIGTTEIRTTYLLPSWNVTHYEFDLAYDPAMLEFVGIDATGTISQGHSPQAVVNSPGSVSVSCDAGSSLTGDGILLKLNFRAIGNSVTIMVTQVTPSNFFYNDTLIASTGSANFILAAGTTEVQDEVTAVVPTLRIWPNPISGTANLSFSGKADIPAKLKVFNLKGQMVREIELQPGRELAWDVKDSAGARLASGIYFLAWQQDGYQGRSRILILK
- the rpoC gene encoding DNA-directed RNA polymerase subunit beta' — its product is MLKDTRREIRPNDYDFVRIKLAAPETIVNEWSHGEVTKPDTLNYRTLKPEKDGLFCERIFGPERDYECACGKYKKKRFANTVCDRCNVLVTTSRVRRTRMGHISLAVPIAHIWFVKSAPSKIGTLLDMTVKDLERILYYESFIVIDPGDSPYEKYELIEVDEYYEIKDKVGDNFLAMMGAEAIRELLARIDLNNEALNIRSRLKMEKATLHKQKLINKLKIVDAFLKSGNRPEYMILEALPVLPPTLRPLVPLEGGRFATADFNDLYRRVITRNNRLKQLLDIRAPEVILRNEKRMLQEAVDALIDNSRKPRPVRGRGNRPLKSLTDQLKGKQGRFRQNLLGKRVDYSGRSVITVGPELKLYQCGIPKDMAVELFKPYLIERLQKMGEVDKVKNAKKLIEKKQPEIWSILEDVIKDYPVLLNRAPTLHRLGIQAFMPVLTDNKAIQLHPMVCVPFNADFDGDQMGVYVPLSTEAQIEARVLMLATRNLLLPANGRLAMAANQDIVLGCYYLTMIEHPEPEDVSKVRHFYSPDEVMAAYEAEEQLYAIKGEMEGERSLDLHTWIRVKVDNNFISTTVGRVIFNQIIPPEVGFQNITYDKGKLNDLAMLCFDAVGQWRTAQMLDQLKELGFGYATRAGVTFSFSDIVAPKRKDEIIEQSEEEVKKVFDLHQKGGITENERFGRIVDLWKKTTVRVTDEMMEELSHSRNGLNSIYMMFKSGARGSKDQIKQLGGMRGLMDKPAKIGSTGGADVIETPIKSNFRDGLTVLEYFVSTHGARKGLADTALKTADAGYLTRRLVDVAQNAIIQMEDCGASRGVHMSVLKEGNEVVTTLADRIQGRTAVDDVVDPVTGKVLVHSGQEISNKMARTIQNHGIISVHVRSVLTCEAERGICARCYGRNLATQKPATVGDPVGIIAAQSIGEPGTQLTLRTFHIGGAASTTTELAEVVASHDGFIRFDRMNTVSNIDNQLISVSHLGKIFIMDEENKKVLEEYKVEYAATVHVRDGQKVVQNTKLLSWDQFNNPLISTAKGVLHYENFVKDITFKEEYNDITYSRDITIIESKDRKKQPQFRVVSEEGSAVFIPLPSGLVIRVEDGSFVHTGDILGQTSRMTIKQRDITGGLPRVQDLFEARVPKDKAKISDIEGIVTIGGLKKTGRDIFVTPQNGVFAPIDGKIQVQSDEFQDQIVILTDKAVYAEKDGKVTIVEENKKKMVSIAKRNAKATVYEIPKGMQIIVSNDQNVKAGAALCGRVLEIPPMQESIVSDGDMVKKGQPLAGRKYSIPSGKRIIVHQGDHVESGDALSDGPFDPHDMLVKGIIEAQLMILNEVQEIYRKQGVKIDDKHVSVIIRQMFKKVRITDSGSTSFLEGDIVDKITVEKENREIIQFGKTPAQFEQLLLGITKTSLLTDSWLSAASFQETTKVLTKASIEGRVDRLEGLKESIILGHRIPVGTGTKLYNTMLEEAVNSGETVAQIVDRFAHPQGDEEAEDYFNF
- the rpsG gene encoding 30S ribosomal protein S7, with amino-acid sequence MPRKKKAVVREVLPDPKYNDVVVSKFMNCLMKKGKKSIAEKIVYGAFDIIAEKTKQPPLEVFKTALDNVRPQVKVVSRRVGGSNYQIPTEVNEKNGQALAFRWLISYARARSEKTMIEKLAGEFIAAYKKEGASIKKREDTHKMAEANRAFAHLRR
- the rpsL gene encoding 30S ribosomal protein S12, coding for MPTINQLIRKGRTEIEKKKKNRALMGCPQRRGVCTRVYTTTPKKPNSALRKVARVRLVNGFEVTAYIGGEGHNLQEHSIVLVRGGRVKDLPGVRYHIVRGALDSAGVEKRTKSRSKYGTKRPKAKK